The Breoghania sp. L-A4 sequence CACAATCTCGCTGGTCGTCTCCTACGTGCTGACGCGGCGGCTGCCGGTGATGCCCGTGGTTACCGGTGTGGTGGTGCTGGTGTTCGGCGGATTGACGCTCTATTTGCACGACGAGCTGTTCATCAAGCTCAAGCCGACCATCGTCAACGCCCTGTTCGGCGCGGTGCTGCTGGGCGGGCTGCTCTTTGGAAAATCGTTGCTGGGCTATGTGTTTGACAGCGTCTTCAAGCTCGATGCAGAAGGCTGGCGCAAGCTGACCCTGCGCTGGGGGCTGTTCTTTTTCTTTCTCGCGGTGCTCAACGAAGTCGTCTGGCGCTCGTTTTCGACCGACTTCTGGGTGTCGTTCAAGGTTTTCGGCATGATGCCGATCACTTTCCTGTTCACCCTGTCGCAGCTGCCGCTGATCTCGAAGCACTCGCTTGTGCCGCTCGGCGAAAAGCGGGACTAAGGCGCTTTCGGGATCGCGCGGGTCAGGTCGCCAGATTGATCTTGTGCTCTTCGTCGGGATCCCGGTGGGGGCCGTAGACGACTCCCGGTGCGGTCCCGGGATAGAGCGGCGTGCGCCCTTCGTCCTTCAGATGCCGCGCGCCTTCATGCCGCATACCCAGCGCCTGCCTGGCGTGTTCCGCAGTCGCCTGATAGGCGGCGACCCCGTCGAGCCGCGGCGCCTCTTCATGATGCGCGTCGACAAACACCGCCGGATCCTCGGCGGCATCCGCGATTGCTTCGCGCTCGGCATCGTCGTGCGGCACGATCTCGGTATGCGCCGGATCGTTTCGATCGTGCCCCTTACGATGATGATCGGTCGAATGATCCGCCGCCTTGATGAGCGGAACGGGTGGCTGCAGCCTTTCCACAGTGTATGACATGTCGGGCCTCCTGCCGGGCCTTCTGGCCCGATGATGGCCGGATCCCGTGCGCGGCCATACTGTAGTGTCGCAAGAATTTGTTAATCAATGCTTACGCAAGGTTAATCGTGAAAACTGCGCATATTCCCCGAAATTGGGCATTTCATCGCCTCAATTCACGCTAAACTCGGCTTCAGGGAAGGATCCGGGATGCGCGAATACACCGACGAATCACTGCGCAAGGCGCTGGATGGCGAGATCATCGCACCCGGCGAACCCGTGCGCCTGCGCCCCGCCGGACCCGATCTGGAATCGGACGGAGAGGGGGCTCAGGCGGATCCGCGCGATGAGGCGCGGGTGAGGGCGCGATTCTTCAAGACGCTGAAAAAGGCCGCGCGCCAGATCCCGTTCATGGACGAACTGGTCGCCGCCTACTATTGCGCGCTCGACCCCGCCTCGCCGCCCAGGGTGCGCGGAACGCTGATCGCGGCCCTCGCCTATTTCGTGCTGCCGTTTGACGCGGTGCCCGATTTCCTGCTCGGCATCGGCTTCGGCGACGACGCCACGGTGCTGCTGGCCGCCATCGGCCTTGTGCGCGCGCACATCCGTGACGAGCATCTTGAAGCCGCCCGCGCGACGCTGGCGGACGATGACGACCCGCTTGCCTAGTTGAGCGGACAGGTCGTGGCCACGGGCAGATCGGCAGACACGGGCGGATCGGGGAAATATTGCGTCATGCGCTGGACCCGTTCGGCCATCTCCGTGCCGTGCAGCAGTTCCACCAGCTTCAGAGATTCATCGAGGCCCGAGGAGATTCCGCCGCCGGTCAACCGGTTGCGGTCATGCACATACCGCGGCGCGCCGGGGGCGACCTTGATATCCGGGTATTCCTTCAGACAGGGAATGAACGCCCAATGCGTCGTGGCCTCGAATCCGTCCAGAAGGCCGGCGGCGGCGAGCAGCAGCGCGCCCTCGCAGACCGAGCAGACATAGCGCGCGCCCTGCGCCTGACGGATCAGAAAATCGAGATAAGTCCGCTGCGGATCGGCAATGATTCGCTTGAGCTCGTCAGGATCTCCGCCCGGCACCCACAGCACATCGAGTTGCCCGGCGGTCTCGAAGGTATGGCTGACCTTGAAGGTGAACCCGTCCCGCGTGGTGACGTCGCAGTCGCTTTGCCCGATGAGCCGGATTTCCGCCGGAGGCGCGAACTGCCGCATCCAGCCAAGGATTTCATAGGGGCCTGTCACGTCGAGCAGGTCGACATGCGGATAGACCGGCATCCCGATAATCATCGCCATCCCTCCTCGTTCGCTTGCACCGGCATGCGGCGATTGTCGCGCAACGGAGCACGCGTGCGATGAGGAAACTCACAGGAAGGCTTGAAAGCACGCCGGTCCATGCGTCCCGCTCAAAAGCCTGACTTGCGCCCGGCGATCAGCCAGTAGACGAAACCCGCGGCGAAGCCGGCGGCAAGAAAGATGTTCCAGTCCGCGGGCAGGCGCACGTCTGGCGCCGGCGGGATCCACGTTGCGACGACGATGGCCAGCGACACCAGCCCGCCTGCTACC is a genomic window containing:
- a CDS encoding septation protein A; its protein translation is MEFEHDPNAPDREEINPLLKLALELGPLAVFFFANARGESLAKLFPALGDLGGPLFVATAAFMVAITISLVVSYVLTRRLPVMPVVTGVVVLVFGGLTLYLHDELFIKLKPTIVNALFGAVLLGGLLFGKSLLGYVFDSVFKLDAEGWRKLTLRWGLFFFFLAVLNEVVWRSFSTDFWVSFKVFGMMPITFLFTLSQLPLISKHSLVPLGEKRD
- a CDS encoding YkvA family protein translates to MREYTDESLRKALDGEIIAPGEPVRLRPAGPDLESDGEGAQADPRDEARVRARFFKTLKKAARQIPFMDELVAAYYCALDPASPPRVRGTLIAALAYFVLPFDAVPDFLLGIGFGDDATVLLAAIGLVRAHIRDEHLEAARATLADDDDPLA
- a CDS encoding DJ-1/PfpI family protein, which codes for MIIGMPVYPHVDLLDVTGPYEILGWMRQFAPPAEIRLIGQSDCDVTTRDGFTFKVSHTFETAGQLDVLWVPGGDPDELKRIIADPQRTYLDFLIRQAQGARYVCSVCEGALLLAAAGLLDGFEATTHWAFIPCLKEYPDIKVAPGAPRYVHDRNRLTGGGISSGLDESLKLVELLHGTEMAERVQRMTQYFPDPPVSADLPVATTCPLN